From the Quercus lobata isolate SW786 chromosome 6, ValleyOak3.0 Primary Assembly, whole genome shotgun sequence genome, one window contains:
- the LOC115950314 gene encoding precursor of CEP10-like, protein MENFKAMHTIFILLALVAFHEILSIEGRQLKSITEKREGSQSLNSIDNTPQHHDQPTSPSHIPNTEARKKEVFPPMTPKKYSFNFHDTDAAYRKDFRPTTPGNSPGVGHSFPNQEADMESKVVNKGNKSPGNTTHSLTEFKDDFRPTSPGHSPGIGHVLQHKSAEPNA, encoded by the coding sequence ATGGAGAACTTCAAAGCCATGCATacaatttttattcttcttgcACTGGTTGCTTTCCACGAGATTCTGTCTATTGAGGGAAGGCAATTGAAGTCCATaacagaaaagagagaaggTAGCCAATCTCTCAACTCCATTGACAATACCCCACAGCACCATGATCAGCCTACAAGCCCAAGCCACATTCCTAATACTGAggcaagaaagaaagaagtgtTCCCACCCATGACACCCAAAAAATACAGCTTTAATTTCCATGACACAGATGCAGCTTACAGAAAAGATTTTCGACCTACAACACCAGGGAATAGTCCCGGTGTTGGCCATTCTTTTCCAAATCAGGAAGCAGATATGGAATCAAAGGTAGTAAATAAAGGTAATAAGAGCCCTGGTAATACTACACATTCCCTTACAGAATTCAAAGATGATTTCAGGCCCACATCGCCCGGACACAGCCCTGGTATTGGCCATGTTCTTCAGCATAAATCTGCAGAACCAAATGCATAG